Proteins from a single region of Flavobacterium sp. YJ01:
- a CDS encoding DUF4258 domain-containing protein, which produces MKFVHRFAYYLIGLVMGCFVVAAIFSGKDTRCNYFPNARVLNNLRTKPFQYSEKAIQTLNEKWVDTADIKNTLTYGDVDFDKSNVPMNKGKLYIIEGKTVKNQEIILKVVNYENKAVLEEIIKK; this is translated from the coding sequence ATGAAGTTCGTACACCGTTTTGCATATTATTTAATTGGTCTTGTAATGGGATGTTTTGTTGTAGCAGCTATTTTTAGCGGAAAAGACACTCGTTGTAATTATTTTCCAAATGCCCGAGTTTTAAACAATCTAAGAACAAAACCTTTTCAATATTCCGAAAAAGCTATTCAGACTTTAAATGAAAAATGGGTTGATACTGCAGATATTAAAAACACATTAACTTATGGAGATGTTGATTTTGATAAAAGCAATGTTCCAATGAACAAAGGAAAACTTTATATTATTGAAGGAAAAACTGTAAAAAATCAAGAGATTATTCTAAAAGTGGTTAATTATGAAAATAAAGCTGTTTTAGAAGAAATTATTAAAAAATAA
- a CDS encoding uracil-DNA glycosylase — translation MDVKMHFSWKPILNEEFEKPYFNTLIDFVKSEYATKVCYPKGNQIFSAFDHCHFDEVKVVIIGQDPYHGPNQANGLCFSVNDGIPFPPSLYNIFREIESDLGKPMPKTGNLERWADQGVFLLNATLTVRQSEAGSHQGKGWEKFTDEVIRQISAEKENVVFLLWGGFAQKKASLIDASKHHILKSGHPSPLSANRGFWFGNKHFSQTNEFLKSKGLKEIEW, via the coding sequence ATGGACGTAAAAATGCATTTTTCTTGGAAACCTATTTTGAATGAAGAATTTGAAAAACCATATTTCAATACATTAATTGATTTCGTAAAATCAGAGTACGCGACTAAAGTTTGTTATCCAAAAGGCAACCAAATTTTTTCTGCTTTTGATCATTGCCATTTTGACGAAGTGAAAGTTGTTATTATCGGACAAGATCCTTATCATGGACCAAACCAAGCAAATGGATTGTGTTTTTCTGTAAATGACGGAATTCCATTTCCGCCATCTTTGTATAATATTTTCAGAGAAATAGAATCTGATTTAGGAAAACCAATGCCAAAAACAGGAAATTTGGAACGATGGGCAGATCAAGGAGTTTTTCTTTTAAATGCAACTTTAACAGTTAGACAATCGGAAGCGGGAAGTCATCAAGGAAAAGGATGGGAAAAATTTACTGATGAAGTTATCAGGCAAATTTCTGCTGAAAAAGAAAATGTTGTGTTTTTACTTTGGGGTGGTTTTGCTCAAAAGAAAGCTTCTTTGATTGATGCGTCAAAACATCATATTTTGAAATCGGGACACCCTTCGCCTTTGAGCGCCAATAGAGGATTTTGGTTTGGAAATAAGCATTTTAGCCAAACAAATGAATTTCTGAAATCTAAAGGATTGAAAGAAATTGAATGGTGA
- a CDS encoding DNA mismatch repair protein MutS, which yields MISITEKTLQDLQFPTVLETISEGCNTDIGKEKALQIKPIRGKEELMQSLMQTSEYVSSFQNNNAIPNHGFDAISHEIKFLAIEDSFLEVGSFRKIANLSATTNVLLNFLKKFDDYYPNLNARASRVELTKDIISAIDAIVDKYGEIKDNASPALSGIRQNMNLVRGKVNQSFGSALTQYNGLGYLDDIKESFVQNRRVLAVLAMYRRKVKGSILGSSKTGSIAYIEPEATLKYSRELANLEYEEKEEITRILKNLSNVIRPYLPLLIEYQDFLSDIDVIAGKAKYANRINAILPTITEERRLFFREAYHPILYLNNKQKKEVTYPQTIELKQENRIIVISGPNAGGKTISLKTVGLLQLMLQSGILIPVHERSETFLFDRILTDIGDNQSIENHLSTYSYRLKNMNYFLKKCNKKTMFLIDEFGTGSDPELGGALAEIFLEEFYHREAFGIITTHYSNLKILANELPYATNANMMFDEKSLEPMYKLALGQAGSSFTFEVAQKNGIPFGLINRAKKKIEVGKVRFDKTIATLQKERSKLEKTSLNLKEEETRAREESKKMENINTKIQQKLESYQELYDSNQKIIYIGQKIDDIAEKYFNNKNKKELIGEFLKIVEIENSKRKKATPKEVKAKVEKQKEIIAEVQVKVEEIRKEKKEKKLKPVIEKPKPILKVGDRVRMLDGRSVGSIDSIEKNKATVNYGIFTSKVSLEELELVEAVKK from the coding sequence ATGATCAGTATTACCGAAAAAACATTACAAGACTTACAATTTCCAACCGTATTAGAAACCATTTCAGAAGGATGCAATACTGATATTGGAAAAGAAAAGGCTTTACAAATAAAACCAATTAGAGGCAAAGAAGAATTGATGCAGTCATTAATGCAGACGTCAGAATATGTTTCTTCTTTTCAAAATAACAACGCAATTCCGAATCACGGATTTGATGCGATCTCTCACGAAATTAAATTCTTAGCTATTGAAGACAGCTTTCTTGAAGTAGGAAGTTTCAGAAAAATTGCCAATCTTTCTGCGACGACAAATGTTTTATTGAATTTCCTTAAAAAATTCGATGACTATTATCCAAACTTAAATGCAAGAGCTTCTCGAGTAGAATTGACCAAAGATATTATCTCTGCAATTGATGCAATTGTAGATAAATATGGAGAAATAAAAGACAATGCTTCTCCTGCCCTTTCCGGTATTCGCCAAAATATGAATTTGGTTCGCGGAAAAGTCAATCAAAGTTTTGGTTCAGCTTTAACACAATACAATGGCCTAGGATATTTGGACGACATTAAAGAAAGTTTTGTGCAAAACCGTAGAGTTTTAGCTGTCTTAGCAATGTATCGCCGTAAAGTAAAAGGTTCAATTTTAGGAAGTTCCAAGACGGGAAGTATTGCCTATATTGAGCCAGAAGCGACTTTAAAATATTCGCGTGAATTGGCAAATTTAGAATACGAAGAGAAAGAAGAAATTACAAGAATTTTAAAAAATTTATCAAATGTAATTCGACCTTATCTTCCTTTGTTAATTGAGTATCAAGACTTTTTAAGTGATATTGATGTAATTGCAGGAAAAGCAAAATATGCAAATCGTATTAATGCAATCTTGCCAACAATTACCGAAGAAAGAAGATTATTCTTTAGAGAAGCATATCATCCAATCTTGTATTTGAATAACAAGCAAAAAAAAGAAGTTACCTATCCGCAAACCATTGAGTTAAAACAAGAAAATAGAATTATTGTAATTTCTGGGCCAAATGCCGGAGGAAAAACCATTTCTTTAAAAACAGTTGGTTTATTACAATTAATGTTGCAATCTGGAATTTTGATTCCGGTTCACGAAAGAAGCGAAACTTTCTTGTTCGACAGAATCCTAACTGATATTGGTGATAATCAATCTATTGAAAATCATTTGAGCACTTACAGTTATCGATTAAAAAACATGAACTATTTCTTAAAAAAATGCAATAAGAAAACCATGTTTTTAATTGACGAGTTTGGTACAGGTTCTGATCCTGAATTGGGAGGTGCATTGGCAGAAATTTTCTTAGAAGAATTTTACCACCGTGAAGCATTCGGAATTATTACGACACATTATTCAAATCTAAAAATTTTAGCAAACGAATTACCGTACGCGACAAATGCTAATATGATGTTCGACGAAAAATCTTTGGAACCAATGTATAAGCTAGCTTTGGGACAAGCTGGAAGTTCGTTTACTTTTGAAGTTGCACAAAAAAATGGAATTCCTTTTGGATTGATCAATCGTGCAAAAAAGAAAATCGAAGTTGGAAAAGTTCGTTTTGACAAAACTATTGCTACTCTTCAAAAAGAGCGTTCAAAATTAGAAAAGACTTCTTTGAATTTAAAAGAGGAGGAAACTCGTGCACGCGAAGAAAGTAAAAAGATGGAAAACATCAATACTAAAATCCAGCAAAAATTAGAAAGCTATCAAGAATTATACGATAGCAATCAAAAGATAATTTACATCGGACAAAAGATTGATGACATTGCTGAGAAATATTTCAACAACAAAAATAAAAAAGAACTTATTGGTGAATTTTTGAAAATTGTTGAGATTGAAAATTCAAAACGTAAAAAAGCAACACCAAAAGAAGTAAAAGCAAAAGTTGAAAAACAAAAAGAAATTATTGCTGAAGTACAGGTAAAAGTTGAAGAAATTCGAAAAGAGAAAAAAGAAAAAAAATTAAAACCTGTAATTGAAAAACCAAAACCAATTTTGAAAGTTGGTGACAGAGTTAGAATGCTTGATGGAAGATCTGTTGGAAGTATCGATTCGATCGAAAAAAATAAAGCAACTGTAAATTATGGCATTTTCACTTCGAAAGTTAGTTTAGAGGAATTAGAATTAGTTGAAGCTGTTAAAAAATAA
- a CDS encoding thiol-disulfide oxidoreductase DCC family protein — protein sequence MENLPKNKKIILFDGVCNLCDSAVQFIIKHDKKDVFRFVALQSELGIKICKNLGISFSKMDSIILYNPGTAYFYKSSAVIEIAKNFGGFWKLLLIFRIVPIFISDRVYDYVAKNRYNWYGKKESCMIPTPELKSKFL from the coding sequence ATGGAAAATCTTCCAAAAAATAAAAAAATTATTCTTTTTGATGGAGTTTGCAACCTCTGTGATTCAGCTGTACAGTTTATAATTAAACATGACAAAAAAGATGTTTTCAGATTTGTCGCTTTGCAATCAGAATTAGGAATCAAAATTTGTAAAAATCTAGGAATTAGTTTTTCAAAAATGGATAGCATTATTTTATACAATCCAGGAACAGCTTATTTTTATAAATCTTCAGCAGTTATAGAAATCGCGAAAAATTTTGGCGGCTTTTGGAAACTGCTTTTGATTTTTAGAATCGTACCGATTTTCATAAGTGACCGAGTTTATGATTATGTTGCTAAAAATAGATACAATTGGTATGGTAAAAAAGAAAGTTGTATGATTCCTACTCCGGAATTGAAATCTAAATTTCTTTAA
- the ettA gene encoding energy-dependent translational throttle protein EttA has protein sequence MSDDKKVIFSMQKLSKTYQGADKPVLKNIYLSFFYGAKIGILGLNGSGKSSLLKIIAGVDKNYQGDVVFQPGYTVGYLEQEPILDDSKTVIEIVREGAAETMAVLEEYNQINDLFGLEENYSDPDKMDKLMDRQAALQDKIDALGAWEIDTKLEIAMDALRTPEGDTPIKNLSGGERRRVALCRLLLQQPDVLLLDEPTNHLDAESVLWLEQHLAQYSGTVIAVTHDRYFLDNVAGWILELDRGEGIPWKGNYSSWLDQKSNRLAQEEKVASKRRKTLERELDWVRQGAKGRQTKQKARLQNYDKLLNEDQKQLDEKLEIYIPNGPRLGTNVIEAKNVAKAFGDKLLYDNLNFTLPQAGIVGIIGPNGAGKSTIFKMIMGEQATDSGEFSVGETVKIAYVDQSHSNIDPNKSIWENFADGQELIMMGGKQVNSRAYLSRFNFGGGEQNKKVAMLSGGERNRLHLAMTLKEEGNVLLLDEPTNDLDVNTLRALEEGLENFAGCAVIISHDRWFLDRICTHILAFEGDSEVYFFEGSFTDYEENKKKRLGGDLTPKRLKYRKLIR, from the coding sequence ATGTCAGACGATAAGAAAGTAATTTTCTCAATGCAGAAATTGAGTAAAACCTATCAGGGAGCAGACAAACCAGTGCTTAAAAATATTTATTTGAGTTTCTTTTACGGAGCTAAAATTGGTATTTTAGGTCTTAACGGTTCTGGAAAATCTTCTCTTTTAAAAATTATTGCAGGAGTTGATAAAAATTACCAAGGTGATGTGGTTTTTCAACCTGGCTATACAGTTGGTTATTTGGAGCAGGAACCAATTCTTGATGATTCAAAAACGGTTATCGAAATTGTTCGTGAAGGAGCTGCCGAAACTATGGCAGTTTTAGAAGAATACAATCAAATTAATGATTTATTTGGTCTTGAAGAGAATTATTCAGATCCAGATAAAATGGATAAATTGATGGATCGTCAAGCCGCTTTACAAGACAAAATTGATGCTCTTGGCGCTTGGGAAATCGATACAAAATTAGAAATTGCGATGGATGCATTGCGTACTCCAGAAGGAGATACGCCAATCAAAAACCTTTCAGGAGGGGAGCGCCGTCGTGTAGCTTTATGCCGCTTGTTATTGCAACAACCAGATGTATTGTTACTAGATGAGCCTACCAACCACCTTGACGCTGAGTCAGTTCTGTGGTTGGAGCAACATTTAGCGCAATATTCAGGAACTGTAATTGCAGTAACGCACGACCGTTATTTCTTGGATAATGTAGCTGGATGGATTTTAGAGTTGGATAGAGGAGAAGGTATTCCATGGAAAGGAAACTATTCTTCTTGGTTAGATCAAAAATCAAATCGTTTAGCTCAAGAAGAAAAAGTAGCATCTAAACGTAGAAAAACTTTAGAGCGTGAGTTGGACTGGGTTCGTCAAGGAGCAAAAGGTCGTCAGACAAAACAAAAAGCTCGTTTACAGAACTATGACAAATTGTTAAATGAAGACCAAAAACAATTGGATGAGAAACTAGAGATTTATATTCCAAATGGTCCTCGTTTAGGAACAAATGTTATTGAAGCCAAGAATGTTGCAAAAGCTTTTGGTGATAAACTACTTTATGATAATTTAAATTTTACGTTACCACAAGCTGGTATTGTTGGAATTATTGGACCAAACGGTGCTGGTAAATCTACTATTTTCAAAATGATTATGGGCGAGCAAGCTACTGATAGCGGAGAATTTTCGGTTGGAGAAACTGTAAAAATCGCTTATGTGGATCAGTCGCACTCTAATATTGATCCAAATAAATCTATTTGGGAAAATTTTGCCGATGGTCAAGAATTGATTATGATGGGAGGAAAGCAAGTGAACTCTAGAGCTTATTTATCTCGTTTCAATTTTGGTGGTGGCGAGCAAAATAAAAAAGTTGCTATGTTGTCAGGTGGTGAGCGTAACCGTTTACACTTAGCAATGACTTTGAAAGAAGAAGGAAATGTACTTTTGCTGGATGAGCCAACAAACGACTTAGATGTAAATACACTTCGTGCCCTTGAAGAAGGTCTAGAAAATTTTGCTGGTTGTGCCGTAATTATTTCTCACGATAGATGGTTCTTGGATAGAATTTGTACACACATTTTAGCTTTTGAAGGAGATTCTGAAGTTTATTTCTTTGAAGGAAGTTTTACAGATTACGAGGAAAATAAAAAGAAACGTCTTGGTGGTGATTTAACTCCAAAACGTTTGAAATACAGAAAATTGATTAGATAA
- a CDS encoding CAL67264 family membrane protein yields the protein MGMNKNTILGWATFIMVLMGLLLIALGIFRYSDVSGWGFGAVGVGFFANAWVFNALKGRV from the coding sequence ATGGGAATGAATAAAAACACCATTTTAGGATGGGCTACTTTTATAATGGTACTTATGGGATTGTTGCTTATCGCTCTAGGAATCTTTAGATATAGTGATGTTTCTGGTTGGGGATTTGGTGCTGTTGGAGTTGGTTTTTTTGCTAATGCATGGGTATTCAACGCATTGAAAGGTAGAGTTTAG
- the holA gene encoding DNA polymerase III subunit delta, whose amino-acid sequence MDEVVKIVNDIKAGNIKPIYFLMGEEPYYIDKLSEYIEQNVLAEEEKGFNQTVLYGRDVSVDEIVSTAKRYPMMADRQVVIVKEAQDLSRTIDKIESYVNNPMETTVLVFCYKYKTLDKRKKVTKLLAQNGIVYESKKLYENQVGDWIKRVLAGKKYTIDPKANAMLVEFLGTDLSKINNELEKLQIILPQGTMITAEHIEENIGFSKDYNVFELRKAIGERNQLKAYKIAENFAHNPKEYPLVMTTGLVFGFFVQLLKYHGLKDKNPKNVATALGVNPYFLKEYDLAVKNFPMRKVSQIVGALRDIDVKSKGVGANALPQSDLLKEMLYKIFN is encoded by the coding sequence ATGGACGAAGTTGTAAAAATCGTTAATGATATAAAAGCCGGTAATATTAAGCCGATTTATTTTTTAATGGGTGAAGAACCGTATTATATAGATAAATTGTCTGAGTATATTGAACAAAATGTTTTAGCAGAAGAAGAAAAAGGATTTAATCAAACTGTTTTGTACGGAAGAGATGTTTCTGTAGATGAAATAGTTTCAACAGCTAAACGCTATCCGATGATGGCTGATCGTCAGGTTGTTATTGTTAAAGAAGCACAAGATTTATCGCGAACAATTGATAAAATTGAATCGTATGTAAATAACCCAATGGAAACCACGGTTTTGGTTTTTTGTTACAAATACAAAACGTTAGACAAGCGTAAAAAAGTAACCAAATTATTGGCTCAGAACGGAATTGTTTACGAAAGCAAAAAATTGTACGAAAATCAGGTTGGAGACTGGATTAAAAGGGTTTTAGCCGGAAAAAAATATACAATTGATCCAAAAGCAAATGCAATGTTAGTTGAGTTTTTGGGTACAGATTTGAGTAAAATTAATAACGAATTAGAGAAGCTTCAAATTATTTTACCGCAAGGAACCATGATTACTGCGGAACATATTGAAGAAAATATTGGTTTCAGTAAAGATTATAATGTTTTTGAACTTCGAAAAGCAATTGGAGAACGTAATCAATTGAAAGCATATAAGATAGCAGAAAATTTTGCTCATAATCCAAAAGAATATCCATTGGTAATGACAACTGGTTTGGTTTTCGGATTTTTTGTTCAGCTTTTAAAATACCACGGATTAAAAGACAAAAATCCTAAAAATGTTGCCACTGCACTTGGTGTAAATCCTTATTTTTTAAAGGAATATGATTTGGCTGTCAAAAATTTTCCTATGAGAAAAGTAAGTCAGATTGTTGGAGCTTTGAGAGACATCGACGTAAAGAGTAAAGGTGTGGGAGCCAATGCTTTGCCACAATCAGATTTACTTAAAGAAATGCTTTATAAAATATTTAATTAA
- a CDS encoding type I restriction enzyme HsdR N-terminal domain-containing protein: protein MQRLNFPIYSFRFKNNENKVSIFDEIRKKFIILTPEEWVRQHVVHYLIYEKKYPKSLINVEKVLKVNGLRKRYDVVVFNSDGSIHILVECKAPEVRISQATFDQIARYNMTMQARFLNVTNGLNHFYCQMDFENEKYEFLRNLPDYKENH, encoded by the coding sequence ATGCAGCGATTAAATTTCCCAATCTATAGTTTTCGGTTCAAAAATAACGAAAATAAAGTGTCTATTTTTGATGAAATAAGAAAAAAATTTATAATTCTTACTCCCGAAGAATGGGTTCGTCAGCACGTTGTTCATTACCTAATTTACGAAAAAAAATATCCAAAATCGCTAATTAACGTAGAGAAAGTTTTAAAAGTCAACGGGTTAAGAAAAAGATATGATGTTGTCGTTTTTAACTCAGATGGTTCTATACATATATTGGTAGAATGTAAAGCGCCCGAAGTTAGAATCTCTCAAGCAACTTTTGATCAAATTGCACGTTACAATATGACAATGCAGGCACGGTTTTTGAATGTCACAAACGGACTAAACCATTTTTATTGTCAAATGGATTTTGAAAACGAAAAATATGAGTTTTTGAGAAACCTGCCTGACTATAAAGAAAACCATTAA
- a CDS encoding glycosyltransferase family 2 protein, producing the protein MDKIAVVILNWNGVKLLEQFLPSVIQFSEGASIYVADNASTDNSIAFVAENFPTVKIVKNSGNHGFAKGYNDALQHIDAEIYALVNSDIEVTENWLKPILETFDSEKQTAIIQPKILDFKNKEYFEYAGGAGGFIDKYGFPFCRGRIFDTVEKDNGQYNDNIELFWASGACFFIRKNVYHELKGFDESFFAHQEEIDLCWRAANEGHIIKYNSQSVVYHVGGATLQQGNPKKTYLNFRNSLLMLVKNLPKRGLFWVIFFRMVLDGIAGIRFLTQGKFGHTFAILKAHFSFYCLSLKYLGKRKDFQIQQYYMVKSIVFLYYIRKLTVFKEIFNSIQNIKN; encoded by the coding sequence TTGGATAAAATAGCAGTTGTCATTTTAAATTGGAACGGGGTAAAATTGCTTGAGCAGTTTTTACCTTCTGTTATTCAATTTTCTGAAGGTGCATCAATATATGTAGCAGATAATGCTTCTACAGATAATTCTATTGCATTCGTCGCAGAAAATTTTCCTACTGTAAAAATTGTAAAAAACTCGGGTAATCATGGCTTTGCAAAAGGCTACAATGATGCTTTACAACATATTGATGCCGAAATCTATGCATTAGTAAATTCGGATATTGAAGTTACCGAAAATTGGCTTAAACCTATTCTCGAAACTTTCGATAGCGAAAAACAAACAGCCATTATCCAGCCTAAAATCCTCGATTTTAAGAACAAAGAATATTTTGAATATGCTGGAGGCGCGGGTGGTTTCATAGATAAATATGGATTCCCATTTTGTAGAGGAAGAATATTTGATACAGTCGAAAAAGACAATGGACAATACAATGATAACATTGAATTGTTCTGGGCTTCAGGCGCCTGTTTCTTCATCCGTAAAAATGTTTATCACGAATTAAAAGGTTTTGACGAAAGCTTCTTTGCTCATCAAGAAGAAATTGATTTATGCTGGCGCGCCGCAAATGAAGGTCATATTATAAAGTATAATTCTCAATCTGTAGTTTATCATGTTGGAGGAGCAACTTTACAACAAGGTAATCCTAAAAAAACCTATTTGAATTTTAGAAATTCATTATTAATGCTTGTCAAAAATCTGCCAAAAAGAGGATTATTCTGGGTGATTTTTTTCAGAATGGTTTTAGACGGAATTGCGGGTATCCGTTTTCTTACACAAGGAAAATTTGGGCATACTTTTGCCATTTTAAAGGCACATTTTTCATTTTATTGCTTATCTTTAAAATATCTCGGAAAACGAAAAGATTTTCAAATACAGCAATACTATATGGTAAAAAGCATCGTTTTCCTTTATTATATAAGGAAATTGACCGTATTTAAAGAAATCTTTAACAGTATTCAAAATATTAAAAACTAA
- a CDS encoding OmpA family protein gives MRKIVIALSVLMALTSCVSKKKYAELEAKNKETQDLLNSCTVKLNTCLEEKAGLAATAESYKQHNQDLINSSKDLTILTTKGAENLEKSLESLKEKDLKISRLQDALTKKDSVTLALVTSLKGAVGINDPDIEINVEKGVVFISIADKLLFKSGSYDVSDKAKSVLAKVAKVVNDKPDFECMVEGHTDDVPYKSNGVILDNWDLSVKRSTSIVRVLTNDLGVNPAKLIAAGRSSYVPLVANDSAENKARNRRTRIVVMPKIDQFYDMIEKEMKKQAK, from the coding sequence ATGAGAAAAATAGTTATCGCACTATCAGTATTAATGGCCCTAACATCATGTGTTTCTAAAAAGAAATATGCTGAGTTGGAAGCAAAAAACAAAGAGACTCAAGATTTGTTAAACTCTTGTACTGTAAAATTAAATACGTGCTTAGAAGAAAAAGCTGGATTAGCTGCTACTGCTGAAAGCTACAAACAACATAATCAAGACTTAATCAATAGTTCAAAAGATTTAACTATCTTAACTACTAAAGGTGCTGAAAACCTTGAAAAATCTCTTGAAAGCTTAAAAGAAAAAGATTTAAAAATCTCTAGACTTCAAGATGCTTTAACTAAAAAAGACAGTGTTACTTTAGCATTAGTTACAAGCTTAAAAGGAGCAGTTGGAATCAACGATCCAGACATCGAAATCAATGTTGAAAAAGGAGTTGTATTTATCTCTATCGCTGATAAATTATTATTTAAAAGCGGAAGCTACGACGTAAGTGATAAAGCCAAATCTGTTTTGGCTAAAGTTGCTAAAGTTGTAAATGACAAACCAGATTTCGAATGTATGGTTGAAGGACACACAGATGACGTTCCTTACAAAAGCAACGGAGTTATCTTAGACAACTGGGATTTAAGTGTTAAACGTTCTACTTCTATCGTTCGTGTATTAACAAACGATCTTGGTGTTAACCCAGCTAAATTAATTGCTGCAGGTAGAAGTTCTTACGTACCATTAGTTGCTAATGATTCTGCTGAGAATAAAGCTCGTAACAGAAGAACTCGTATTGTGGTTATGCCAAAAATCGATCAATTCTATGATATGATTGAAAAAGAAATGAAAAAACAAGCTAAATAA
- a CDS encoding L-threonylcarbamoyladenylate synthase, translated as MAEFIKIYPDKPSEAAIAKVVKVLQNGGLVIYPTDTVYGLGCDITNSRALEKIAKIKGVKLEKANFSFICHDLSNLSDYVRQIDTSTFKILKRALPGPYTFILPGNNNLPKEFKKKTTVGIRVPDNNIILEIVRQLGNPVVSTSIRDEDDVIEYTTDPELIFEKWQNLVDLVIDGGYGDNVGSTIIDLSEHEPVIVREGKGDVDIL; from the coding sequence ATGGCCGAATTCATAAAAATATACCCAGATAAACCTAGTGAAGCTGCAATTGCAAAAGTTGTAAAAGTGCTTCAGAATGGTGGATTGGTAATTTATCCAACAGATACTGTTTACGGTTTGGGTTGTGATATTACCAATTCGAGAGCTTTAGAAAAAATTGCAAAAATAAAAGGTGTCAAATTGGAGAAAGCAAATTTCTCTTTTATTTGTCATGATTTAAGTAATCTATCAGATTACGTTCGTCAGATCGATACCTCGACTTTTAAAATTTTAAAGAGAGCATTGCCAGGTCCTTATACATTTATTTTGCCAGGTAATAATAATTTACCTAAAGAATTTAAAAAGAAAACTACGGTTGGTATTCGTGTGCCGGATAACAATATAATTTTAGAAATTGTCCGTCAGTTGGGAAATCCTGTTGTTTCTACTTCTATTCGTGATGAAGATGATGTAATTGAATATACAACTGATCCAGAACTAATTTTTGAAAAATGGCAAAACCTTGTAGATTTGGTTATCGATGGCGGTTACGGAGATAATGTCGGTTCAACTATCATTGATTTGTCTGAACATGAACCTGTAATTGTAAGAGAAGGAAAAGGCGATGTGGATATTTTGTAA